One Numida meleagris isolate 19003 breed g44 Domestic line chromosome 6, NumMel1.0, whole genome shotgun sequence genomic region harbors:
- the SLC25A47 gene encoding solute carrier family 25 member 47 isoform X4 gives MHRRRVGGLSTAVGYPLDTVKVRIQTEGHYNGIWHCIQETYRTERVLGFYKGVSASIFSVSLISSVSFGTYRNFLCNICKLRYGTADAKPSGLDVSLAGGAAGAVRVVLMTPSEVAKVRMQTQRNTHPSITSPQPLSKPKYRGSLHCLKVIAKEEGFGGLYKGCSALLCRDCSSSAIYFLTYSSLCDWLTPAGKNKPGFLVVLLSGGSAGVLAWGLATPMDVLKSRMQVDESGQHKYKGLIHCARESVRKEGLKVLFKGLGLNCIRAFPVNMVVFVTYEAVLRLTDHFTNKK, from the exons ATGCATAGACGACGAGTAG GTGGCCTAAGCACAGCAGTGGGGTATCCTCTGGACACGGTGAAG GTGAGGATTCAGACCGAGGGGCATTACAACGGCATTTGGCACTGCATCCAAGAAACATACAGGACAGAAAGA GTTTTGGGATTTTACAAAGGTGTGTCAGCATCAATCTTCTCAGTGTCGCTgatctcttctgtttcatttggCACATACAGAAACTTCCTTTGTAACATCTGCAAGCTGCGGTATGGCACAGCCGATGCCAAGCCATCGGGGCTGGATGTTTCTCtggctggaggtgctgctggtgctgtgcgG GTTGTGCTAATGACACCGAGTGAAGTGGCTAAAGTTCGGATGCAGACCCAGAGGAACACCCATCCCTCCATCACATCCCCCCAGCCCCTTTCCAAACCAAAGTACCGAGGGTCTCTGCACTGTCTGAAGGTGATTGCCAAGGAGGAAGGCTTTGGGGGTCTGTACAAGGGATGCTCTGCATTGCTCTGCAGGGATTGCTCCTCTTCTGCAATATATTTCCTGACATACTCTTCTCTCTGTGACTGGCTCACACcagctgggaaaaacaaaccag GTTTCCTTGTTGTGCTGCTCTCTGGGGGCTCTGCTGGAGTGCTGGCCTGGGGCCTGGCCACCCCAATGGACGTCCTCAAGTCACGGATGCAGGTGGACGAGTCGGGACAGCACAAGTACAAAGGCCTCATCCACTGTGCAAGAGAAAGCGTCAGAAAGGAGGGGCTCAAAGTGCTGTTCAAAGGCCTGGGTTTGAACTGCATCCGTGCCTTTCCTGTGAACATGGTGGTGTTTGTCACATATGAAGCTGTACTGAGGCTTACAGAtcattttacaaacaaaaaatag
- the SLC25A47 gene encoding solute carrier family 25 member 47 isoform X1: protein MRTEGNGPFTASLTPQAPPLVIFQAEGLWRSVAGLRGITYSPCSWNSSSLPVTAFSVQIHQVSTRLTIPRGRRRQEGGLSTAVGYPLDTVKVRIQTEGHYNGIWHCIQETYRTERVLGFYKGVSASIFSVSLISSVSFGTYRNFLCNICKLRYGTADAKPSGLDVSLAGGAAGAVRVVLMTPSEVAKVRMQTQRNTHPSITSPQPLSKPKYRGSLHCLKVIAKEEGFGGLYKGCSALLCRDCSSSAIYFLTYSSLCDWLTPAGKNKPGFLVVLLSGGSAGVLAWGLATPMDVLKSRMQVDESGQHKYKGLIHCARESVRKEGLKVLFKGLGLNCIRAFPVNMVVFVTYEAVLRLTDHFTNKK, encoded by the exons ATGAGAACCGAGGGAAATGGCCCTTTCACAGCCAGCCTTACCCCGCAAGCACCACCCCTTGTGATTTTCCAGGCAGAAGGGCTCTGGCGCAGCGTTGCAGGGCTCCGGGGGATTACTTATTCACCGTGTTCTTGGAACAGCTCCAGCCTCCCTGTTACTGCCTTCAGTGTACAGATTCATCAAGTATCCACGAGGCTCACAATCCCTCGAGGCAGGAGAAGACAGGAAG GTGGCCTAAGCACAGCAGTGGGGTATCCTCTGGACACGGTGAAG GTGAGGATTCAGACCGAGGGGCATTACAACGGCATTTGGCACTGCATCCAAGAAACATACAGGACAGAAAGA GTTTTGGGATTTTACAAAGGTGTGTCAGCATCAATCTTCTCAGTGTCGCTgatctcttctgtttcatttggCACATACAGAAACTTCCTTTGTAACATCTGCAAGCTGCGGTATGGCACAGCCGATGCCAAGCCATCGGGGCTGGATGTTTCTCtggctggaggtgctgctggtgctgtgcgG GTTGTGCTAATGACACCGAGTGAAGTGGCTAAAGTTCGGATGCAGACCCAGAGGAACACCCATCCCTCCATCACATCCCCCCAGCCCCTTTCCAAACCAAAGTACCGAGGGTCTCTGCACTGTCTGAAGGTGATTGCCAAGGAGGAAGGCTTTGGGGGTCTGTACAAGGGATGCTCTGCATTGCTCTGCAGGGATTGCTCCTCTTCTGCAATATATTTCCTGACATACTCTTCTCTCTGTGACTGGCTCACACcagctgggaaaaacaaaccag GTTTCCTTGTTGTGCTGCTCTCTGGGGGCTCTGCTGGAGTGCTGGCCTGGGGCCTGGCCACCCCAATGGACGTCCTCAAGTCACGGATGCAGGTGGACGAGTCGGGACAGCACAAGTACAAAGGCCTCATCCACTGTGCAAGAGAAAGCGTCAGAAAGGAGGGGCTCAAAGTGCTGTTCAAAGGCCTGGGTTTGAACTGCATCCGTGCCTTTCCTGTGAACATGGTGGTGTTTGTCACATATGAAGCTGTACTGAGGCTTACAGAtcattttacaaacaaaaaatag
- the SLC25A47 gene encoding solute carrier family 25 member 47 isoform X2 codes for MDFIAGAIGGGLSTAVGYPLDTVKVRIQTEGHYNGIWHCIQETYRTERVLGFYKGVSASIFSVSLISSVSFGTYRNFLCNICKLRYGTADAKPSGLDVSLAGGAAGAVRVVLMTPSEVAKVRMQTQRNTHPSITSPQPLSKPKYRGSLHCLKVIAKEEGFGGLYKGCSALLCRDCSSSAIYFLTYSSLCDWLTPAGKNKPGFLVVLLSGGSAGVLAWGLATPMDVLKSRMQVDESGQHKYKGLIHCARESVRKEGLKVLFKGLGLNCIRAFPVNMVVFVTYEAVLRLTDHFTNKK; via the exons ATGGATTTCATTGCGGGGGCCATTGGAG GTGGCCTAAGCACAGCAGTGGGGTATCCTCTGGACACGGTGAAG GTGAGGATTCAGACCGAGGGGCATTACAACGGCATTTGGCACTGCATCCAAGAAACATACAGGACAGAAAGA GTTTTGGGATTTTACAAAGGTGTGTCAGCATCAATCTTCTCAGTGTCGCTgatctcttctgtttcatttggCACATACAGAAACTTCCTTTGTAACATCTGCAAGCTGCGGTATGGCACAGCCGATGCCAAGCCATCGGGGCTGGATGTTTCTCtggctggaggtgctgctggtgctgtgcgG GTTGTGCTAATGACACCGAGTGAAGTGGCTAAAGTTCGGATGCAGACCCAGAGGAACACCCATCCCTCCATCACATCCCCCCAGCCCCTTTCCAAACCAAAGTACCGAGGGTCTCTGCACTGTCTGAAGGTGATTGCCAAGGAGGAAGGCTTTGGGGGTCTGTACAAGGGATGCTCTGCATTGCTCTGCAGGGATTGCTCCTCTTCTGCAATATATTTCCTGACATACTCTTCTCTCTGTGACTGGCTCACACcagctgggaaaaacaaaccag GTTTCCTTGTTGTGCTGCTCTCTGGGGGCTCTGCTGGAGTGCTGGCCTGGGGCCTGGCCACCCCAATGGACGTCCTCAAGTCACGGATGCAGGTGGACGAGTCGGGACAGCACAAGTACAAAGGCCTCATCCACTGTGCAAGAGAAAGCGTCAGAAAGGAGGGGCTCAAAGTGCTGTTCAAAGGCCTGGGTTTGAACTGCATCCGTGCCTTTCCTGTGAACATGGTGGTGTTTGTCACATATGAAGCTGTACTGAGGCTTACAGAtcattttacaaacaaaaaatag
- the SLC25A47 gene encoding solute carrier family 25 member 47 isoform X5, with the protein MRMQGAEDTARDFVAVRIQTEGHYNGIWHCIQETYRTERVLGFYKGVSASIFSVSLISSVSFGTYRNFLCNICKLRYGTADAKPSGLDVSLAGGAAGAVRVVLMTPSEVAKVRMQTQRNTHPSITSPQPLSKPKYRGSLHCLKVIAKEEGFGGLYKGCSALLCRDCSSSAIYFLTYSSLCDWLTPAGKNKPGFLVVLLSGGSAGVLAWGLATPMDVLKSRMQVDESGQHKYKGLIHCARESVRKEGLKVLFKGLGLNCIRAFPVNMVVFVTYEAVLRLTDHFTNKK; encoded by the exons ATGAGGATGCAGGGGGCTGAGGACACAGCTCGTGACTTTGTGGCG GTGAGGATTCAGACCGAGGGGCATTACAACGGCATTTGGCACTGCATCCAAGAAACATACAGGACAGAAAGA GTTTTGGGATTTTACAAAGGTGTGTCAGCATCAATCTTCTCAGTGTCGCTgatctcttctgtttcatttggCACATACAGAAACTTCCTTTGTAACATCTGCAAGCTGCGGTATGGCACAGCCGATGCCAAGCCATCGGGGCTGGATGTTTCTCtggctggaggtgctgctggtgctgtgcgG GTTGTGCTAATGACACCGAGTGAAGTGGCTAAAGTTCGGATGCAGACCCAGAGGAACACCCATCCCTCCATCACATCCCCCCAGCCCCTTTCCAAACCAAAGTACCGAGGGTCTCTGCACTGTCTGAAGGTGATTGCCAAGGAGGAAGGCTTTGGGGGTCTGTACAAGGGATGCTCTGCATTGCTCTGCAGGGATTGCTCCTCTTCTGCAATATATTTCCTGACATACTCTTCTCTCTGTGACTGGCTCACACcagctgggaaaaacaaaccag GTTTCCTTGTTGTGCTGCTCTCTGGGGGCTCTGCTGGAGTGCTGGCCTGGGGCCTGGCCACCCCAATGGACGTCCTCAAGTCACGGATGCAGGTGGACGAGTCGGGACAGCACAAGTACAAAGGCCTCATCCACTGTGCAAGAGAAAGCGTCAGAAAGGAGGGGCTCAAAGTGCTGTTCAAAGGCCTGGGTTTGAACTGCATCCGTGCCTTTCCTGTGAACATGGTGGTGTTTGTCACATATGAAGCTGTACTGAGGCTTACAGAtcattttacaaacaaaaaatag
- the SLC25A47 gene encoding solute carrier family 25 member 47 isoform X3, which yields MWRFSPHQKTRPMAESFQLCHINVRIQTEGHYNGIWHCIQETYRTERVLGFYKGVSASIFSVSLISSVSFGTYRNFLCNICKLRYGTADAKPSGLDVSLAGGAAGAVRVVLMTPSEVAKVRMQTQRNTHPSITSPQPLSKPKYRGSLHCLKVIAKEEGFGGLYKGCSALLCRDCSSSAIYFLTYSSLCDWLTPAGKNKPGFLVVLLSGGSAGVLAWGLATPMDVLKSRMQVDESGQHKYKGLIHCARESVRKEGLKVLFKGLGLNCIRAFPVNMVVFVTYEAVLRLTDHFTNKK from the exons ATGTGGCGTTTTTCTCCCCATCAGAAAACCAGGCCAATGGCTGAAAGCTTCCAGCTTTGTCATATCAat GTGAGGATTCAGACCGAGGGGCATTACAACGGCATTTGGCACTGCATCCAAGAAACATACAGGACAGAAAGA GTTTTGGGATTTTACAAAGGTGTGTCAGCATCAATCTTCTCAGTGTCGCTgatctcttctgtttcatttggCACATACAGAAACTTCCTTTGTAACATCTGCAAGCTGCGGTATGGCACAGCCGATGCCAAGCCATCGGGGCTGGATGTTTCTCtggctggaggtgctgctggtgctgtgcgG GTTGTGCTAATGACACCGAGTGAAGTGGCTAAAGTTCGGATGCAGACCCAGAGGAACACCCATCCCTCCATCACATCCCCCCAGCCCCTTTCCAAACCAAAGTACCGAGGGTCTCTGCACTGTCTGAAGGTGATTGCCAAGGAGGAAGGCTTTGGGGGTCTGTACAAGGGATGCTCTGCATTGCTCTGCAGGGATTGCTCCTCTTCTGCAATATATTTCCTGACATACTCTTCTCTCTGTGACTGGCTCACACcagctgggaaaaacaaaccag GTTTCCTTGTTGTGCTGCTCTCTGGGGGCTCTGCTGGAGTGCTGGCCTGGGGCCTGGCCACCCCAATGGACGTCCTCAAGTCACGGATGCAGGTGGACGAGTCGGGACAGCACAAGTACAAAGGCCTCATCCACTGTGCAAGAGAAAGCGTCAGAAAGGAGGGGCTCAAAGTGCTGTTCAAAGGCCTGGGTTTGAACTGCATCCGTGCCTTTCCTGTGAACATGGTGGTGTTTGTCACATATGAAGCTGTACTGAGGCTTACAGAtcattttacaaacaaaaaatag
- the SLC25A47 gene encoding solute carrier family 25 member 47 isoform X6 — MTPSEVAKVRMQTQRNTHPSITSPQPLSKPKYRGSLHCLKVIAKEEGFGGLYKGCSALLCRDCSSSAIYFLTYSSLCDWLTPAGKNKPGFLVVLLSGGSAGVLAWGLATPMDVLKSRMQVDESGQHKYKGLIHCARESVRKEGLKVLFKGLGLNCIRAFPVNMVVFVTYEAVLRLTDHFTNKK; from the exons ATGACACCGAGTGAAGTGGCTAAAGTTCGGATGCAGACCCAGAGGAACACCCATCCCTCCATCACATCCCCCCAGCCCCTTTCCAAACCAAAGTACCGAGGGTCTCTGCACTGTCTGAAGGTGATTGCCAAGGAGGAAGGCTTTGGGGGTCTGTACAAGGGATGCTCTGCATTGCTCTGCAGGGATTGCTCCTCTTCTGCAATATATTTCCTGACATACTCTTCTCTCTGTGACTGGCTCACACcagctgggaaaaacaaaccag GTTTCCTTGTTGTGCTGCTCTCTGGGGGCTCTGCTGGAGTGCTGGCCTGGGGCCTGGCCACCCCAATGGACGTCCTCAAGTCACGGATGCAGGTGGACGAGTCGGGACAGCACAAGTACAAAGGCCTCATCCACTGTGCAAGAGAAAGCGTCAGAAAGGAGGGGCTCAAAGTGCTGTTCAAAGGCCTGGGTTTGAACTGCATCCGTGCCTTTCCTGTGAACATGGTGGTGTTTGTCACATATGAAGCTGTACTGAGGCTTACAGAtcattttacaaacaaaaaatag